Proteins from one Desulfonema limicola genomic window:
- a CDS encoding radical SAM protein: MKTVSALLDKQWYERYKRISKLNIRSSIYDVTNRCNLRCKGCFFFSSGEDMAASEENDIHKWKEFIDKEKERGVNLAILIGGEPTLCLDRVEAFYKRLPTFCATNGIIKVPRDRFPDMMVGISLWGDSEDEKILRGKDVFAISSKNYEGDPHTYYLYTITPKQIGKTEKIIKKIQDTGLKVHMQLLSNDEGVDGFSWKTEELKDICSEMDDMLDKYPDTVISSKYYHKIITTGQMLGRPFGWNECPSVTEPLDKRNPKPKHLIHFIRWASDLKTMHRCCTSETRDCSTCKDGAAHMSWVMVNKRAHMESAESLQNWIEVYEMFAKLYQFIPW; encoded by the coding sequence ATGAAAACCGTCAGTGCATTGCTGGATAAACAATGGTATGAACGATATAAAAGAATATCAAAACTGAATATACGAAGTTCTATTTACGATGTTACCAACAGGTGCAACCTGCGCTGTAAAGGATGCTTTTTTTTCTCATCCGGTGAGGACATGGCTGCATCTGAAGAAAACGATATTCATAAATGGAAGGAATTTATTGATAAGGAAAAGGAAAGAGGGGTTAATCTGGCTATATTGATTGGCGGAGAACCAACCCTTTGTTTAGACAGGGTTGAAGCTTTTTACAAACGCCTTCCCACCTTTTGCGCCACCAACGGCATTATCAAGGTTCCCAGGGACCGTTTCCCTGATATGATGGTCGGCATATCCCTTTGGGGGGACAGTGAAGATGAAAAAATACTCAGGGGAAAGGATGTTTTTGCCATATCCAGCAAAAATTATGAGGGAGACCCGCATACCTATTATTTATATACCATTACACCAAAGCAGATAGGAAAAACTGAAAAGATTATAAAAAAGATTCAGGATACAGGCTTAAAGGTACATATGCAGCTTCTTTCCAATGACGAAGGGGTTGACGGGTTTTCCTGGAAGACTGAAGAATTGAAAGACATATGTTCTGAAATGGATGACATGCTTGATAAATATCCTGATACTGTTATATCTTCCAAATATTATCATAAAATTATAACCACAGGTCAAATGCTGGGACGGCCCTTTGGCTGGAATGAATGCCCTTCTGTTACAGAGCCTCTGGATAAAAGAAACCCAAAACCAAAACATCTGATTCATTTTATAAGATGGGCATCTGATTTAAAAACCATGCACCGGTGCTGTACATCTGAAACAAGGGATTGTTCTACATGCAAGGACGGGGCAGCACACATGAGCTGGGTTATGGTAAATAAAAGAGCGCATATGGAATCTGCTGAGAGTCTGCAGAACTGGATAGAGGTATATGAAATGTTTGCAAAGCTGTATCAATTTATTCCCTGGTAA
- a CDS encoding radical SAM protein — translation MGAAKEEHVCKSQDIPGKKWKFSEILADNKIKERWEKVRKFFFLRESTYDMTNKCNIRCEGCYYYEGEKQFAKENKDIDAWRSLMKAEKKRGITFVVLAGAEPSLVPELCQVCYEEIPLGAVATNGIKFISENTGYKIHISVWGNDKTSHKLRGAKNMLSRQIENYIDDPRAVFVYTFTRNNIDEAREIAEILADKRCRLTFNMFSAPSGYEGELRHNPSSLLHTRETIMDLIAQYPENILYSAYNTAAHTHQTGLHGLYGCSYPRMNPSTDIGLGRSFRQYRTDLTWDRDAACCVPDTDCDDCRHYAAGSAVVTARMFRHAVNPELFKAWLDYVDTYLSVWVTGYEKGKNLCDNLTAPPGFKVF, via the coding sequence GTGGGGGCTGCAAAAGAAGAACATGTCTGCAAATCCCAGGATATTCCAGGAAAAAAATGGAAATTTTCCGAAATCCTGGCTGATAATAAAATAAAAGAGCGCTGGGAAAAGGTAAGAAAGTTTTTTTTTCTCAGGGAATCTACCTATGATATGACAAATAAGTGCAATATCAGGTGCGAAGGCTGCTATTATTATGAAGGGGAAAAGCAGTTTGCAAAGGAAAACAAAGATATTGATGCCTGGCGCAGTCTTATGAAAGCTGAGAAAAAAAGGGGGATTACCTTTGTGGTTCTTGCAGGTGCAGAGCCTTCACTGGTTCCAGAGTTGTGCCAGGTTTGTTATGAAGAAATTCCCCTGGGAGCTGTTGCCACCAATGGTATTAAATTTATTTCTGAAAATACTGGTTACAAGATTCATATTTCCGTGTGGGGCAATGATAAAACCAGCCATAAATTAAGGGGAGCAAAAAACATGCTTTCCCGCCAGATAGAAAATTATATTGATGATCCCAGAGCTGTTTTTGTTTATACCTTTACACGCAATAATATAGATGAAGCCCGTGAAATAGCTGAAATCCTGGCAGATAAAAGATGCAGGCTGACCTTTAACATGTTTTCAGCACCATCAGGATATGAGGGAGAACTGCGCCATAATCCCAGTTCTCTGCTTCACACCCGTGAAACAATAATGGATTTGATTGCCCAATATCCTGAAAATATTCTTTATTCAGCTTATAATACTGCTGCCCATACACACCAGACCGGGCTTCATGGTCTTTACGGATGTTCATACCCGCGAATGAATCCTTCAACAGATATTGGACTGGGCAGGTCTTTCAGGCAGTATAGAACTGATCTTACCTGGGACAGGGATGCAGCCTGCTGTGTTCCTGATACAGACTGTGATGACTGCAGGCATTATGCAGCAGGAAGTGCTGTTGTAACAGCACGAATGTTCCGTCATGCTGTAAACCCTGAATTATTCAAAGCCTGGCTTGATTATGTTGATACCTATCTTTCTGTCTGGGTTACAGGGTATGAAAAAGGGAAAAATCTTTGTGATAATCTTACTGCACCTCCAGGATTCAAGGTTTTTTAA
- a CDS encoding methyl-accepting chemotaxis protein — protein MKTRSLSASISAAACSIVCILLLVSLAVSEHFKKNHDRIIEQRYLQNIHDTSAAREKQEKTSLYENICFNTQILSLITAKYLYDFDIDELKNILSAYMHYPEIRAIAVFNEQDNPVAAMWKEPDIKQDTGLPGKFDKDDPLSVFSELLINREKIGYLQIWYSENKLKKNILTARQKLLAEAEKFQKESEKQHKNFIMWQRIGVLFIILSLTICLMVLIRILVLKPLGILSEAVTSLSKLDLTCQIQFKRKDEIGRLLSSINNMISILKEIVSSVHGITGNLNLSSVKIMNAIKGQAVAETSLSASVSEISSAMTKLTSSSDEIAEHSALVAEIAEGALINSKEGTGFVKKVLNKMDEIHDDNQKTIAELTTLSKRSEDISEIMNLINNISDQTKIVAFNAAIEASAAGDSGKRFGVVASEIRRLAVSITDSTENIENKLNEITSSVYNLMSSSQNSSTLIQEGVQYSHQTSLKLKEIVNRIRAAAEASIEISSSTQQQSAAEKQINAELLEIKNSASQTLDAVKHISLISSDLTDMSAGLNQIMNEFNLDK, from the coding sequence ATGAAAACACGAAGCCTTTCAGCCTCAATATCTGCTGCAGCCTGTAGTATTGTATGTATCCTCCTGCTTGTATCTCTTGCTGTTTCAGAACACTTTAAAAAAAATCATGACCGGATTATTGAGCAAAGATATCTGCAAAATATCCATGACACATCTGCTGCAAGAGAAAAGCAGGAAAAAACCTCTCTTTATGAAAATATTTGTTTTAATACTCAAATCCTCAGCCTTATCACAGCAAAATATTTGTATGATTTTGATATTGATGAATTAAAAAATATCCTGTCTGCATATATGCACTACCCTGAAATCAGGGCAATTGCTGTTTTTAATGAACAAGATAATCCTGTTGCAGCCATGTGGAAAGAACCAGATATAAAACAGGATACCGGGCTTCCTGGAAAATTTGATAAAGATGATCCTCTTTCAGTATTTTCAGAATTATTGATAAACAGGGAAAAGATAGGATATTTGCAAATCTGGTATAGTGAAAATAAACTTAAAAAAAACATCCTGACAGCCAGACAGAAATTGCTTGCAGAAGCAGAAAAGTTCCAAAAAGAATCTGAAAAACAGCATAAAAACTTTATAATGTGGCAGAGAATCGGGGTTTTATTTATAATTCTCAGCCTTACCATATGCCTTATGGTTTTAATAAGAATATTGGTATTAAAACCCCTGGGAATTCTTTCAGAAGCAGTTACAAGTCTTTCAAAGCTTGATCTGACGTGTCAGATACAATTTAAGCGCAAAGATGAAATAGGCAGGCTTTTATCCTCTATAAACAATATGATCAGCATCCTTAAAGAGATCGTATCATCAGTGCATGGTATTACAGGTAATCTGAATTTATCATCAGTTAAAATCATGAATGCCATTAAGGGACAGGCTGTGGCAGAAACAAGCCTGTCAGCTTCAGTCTCAGAGATCAGCTCTGCCATGACAAAACTTACATCCTCATCAGATGAAATTGCAGAACATTCAGCCCTGGTTGCAGAAATTGCAGAAGGTGCTCTTATAAATTCAAAGGAAGGTACGGGATTTGTTAAAAAAGTTTTAAATAAAATGGATGAAATTCATGACGACAACCAAAAAACTATTGCTGAACTTACAACCCTGAGTAAAAGATCAGAAGATATTTCAGAAATAATGAATCTTATAAATAATATCTCAGACCAGACAAAAATCGTTGCCTTTAATGCTGCAATAGAAGCATCTGCTGCCGGAGACTCAGGAAAACGATTTGGGGTTGTAGCTTCAGAAATCCGCAGGCTTGCTGTCAGTATTACTGATTCAACAGAAAATATAGAAAATAAACTTAATGAAATCACTAGTTCTGTTTATAATCTTATGAGCAGTTCACAAAATTCTTCAACCCTTATCCAGGAAGGTGTTCAATATTCACATCAAACATCATTAAAGCTAAAGGAAATTGTAAACAGGATCAGGGCAGCAGCAGAAGCAAGTATTGAAATATCTTCATCAACACAGCAGCAGAGTGCAGCAGAAAAACAGATTAATGCAGAATTGCTGGAAATAAAAAACAGTGCATCCCAGACTCTGGATGCTGTAAAACATATATCTTTAATCAGCAGTGATCTTACAGACATGTCAGCAGGCCTGAATCAAATTATGAATGAATTTAACCTGGATAAATAA
- a CDS encoding 3-hydroxyacyl-ACP dehydratase FabZ family protein: MNTWHLLTNITRYDSNEIFAQAGAGKDCLWFSGHFPGDPILPGIAQLALVMDSLHQAFKTKIRISGLKRVRFRQIIRPGDPLKINIKKNKGNAQSYSFKIMTKDEIACAGTIIIEKPDY; the protein is encoded by the coding sequence ATGAACACATGGCATTTATTAACAAATATTACACGTTATGATTCCAATGAAATCTTTGCTCAAGCCGGGGCAGGAAAAGACTGCCTCTGGTTTTCAGGCCATTTTCCAGGAGATCCCATACTGCCGGGAATTGCTCAACTGGCACTGGTTATGGACTCATTACACCAGGCTTTTAAAACCAAAATCAGGATATCAGGGCTGAAACGAGTGAGGTTCAGGCAGATTATCAGGCCAGGGGATCCATTGAAAATAAATATAAAAAAGAATAAAGGTAATGCTCAATCTTATTCTTTTAAGATAATGACAAAAGATGAGATTGCATGTGCAGGAACCATTATTATTGAAAAACCAGATTATTGA
- a CDS encoding acyl carrier protein, producing MSLEIEKIILRVAEVMIDELKLEDVTPERFEPDVDLVDEVGIDSMDLATVALVLQDEYSIRIDEDDYPKLTTVRRIAEYVEKQLNK from the coding sequence ATGTCTTTGGAAATTGAAAAAATTATACTCAGGGTTGCAGAAGTCATGATTGATGAACTTAAGCTTGAGGATGTAACCCCTGAAAGATTTGAGCCAGATGTTGATCTGGTTGATGAGGTTGGCATTGACAGCATGGATCTTGCCACAGTTGCACTGGTTCTTCAGGATGAGTACAGCATAAGGATAGATGAGGATGATTATCCCAAACTGACAACAGTCAGGCGGATTGCAGAATATGTTGAAAAACAATTAAACAAGTAA
- a CDS encoding substrate-binding periplasmic protein, whose translation MKNKWLYLLLFIFLIFPAAQAENIKIVTGEWAPFTSEKVEGYGFITEIVSLALKNMGIIPEYEFHKWNRCYSMVKRGDVLAAFPYSYTEERAEDVFFSDTIGKSRTMFFQYQSQLSPEIKYNILEDLKPYKIGGVKGYFYEKDFKESGLNVSYTSDETSALKKLEAGRIDLLPLNEIVGWELIKKHYPEKINKFKTLEKPYNVDNLMLIVSRKFPGSSNFLNNFNNSLNQIKTKNEYSGILIKYRLNND comes from the coding sequence ATGAAAAACAAATGGTTATATCTCTTATTGTTTATATTTTTGATTTTTCCGGCAGCTCAGGCAGAAAATATTAAAATTGTTACCGGAGAATGGGCACCTTTTACATCTGAGAAAGTTGAAGGTTATGGATTTATAACAGAAATTGTTTCCCTTGCATTAAAAAACATGGGTATAATTCCTGAATATGAATTTCATAAATGGAACCGGTGTTACAGTATGGTTAAAAGAGGAGATGTGCTGGCAGCCTTTCCTTACAGTTATACAGAAGAAAGAGCAGAAGATGTTTTTTTTTCTGATACTATCGGAAAAAGCCGTACAATGTTTTTCCAGTATCAATCCCAGTTAAGCCCTGAAATTAAATACAATATTCTTGAAGATTTGAAACCATATAAAATTGGGGGTGTTAAAGGGTATTTTTATGAAAAGGATTTTAAAGAATCAGGGCTGAATGTCAGTTATACATCTGATGAAACCAGTGCATTAAAAAAACTGGAAGCAGGAAGAATTGATCTTCTGCCTTTAAATGAAATAGTAGGATGGGAACTTATAAAAAAACATTATCCTGAAAAAATAAATAAATTTAAAACCCTGGAAAAACCCTATAATGTGGATAACCTGATGCTGATTGTTTCCAGAAAATTTCCTGGTTCATCAAATTTCTTAAATAATTTTAATAATTCTTTAAACCAGATAAAGACTAAAAATGAATATTCAGGGATATTGATAAAATACAGGCTGAATAATGATTAA
- a CDS encoding beta-ketoacyl-[acyl-carrier-protein] synthase family protein — protein sequence MISKKAVIAGYDMISPLGTDMKTQWKNAVLGKSGIKGLTRFPIDDKFPVRIAGQVDDIDISAYPFLSPRALALWPSPIFKYAMLSVYRALEKSRIEINKDLGPRTAVTFSSAVGGLGVLLDADRRMIAGKKLPPPLANPNSCINMVGGKISILTGATGPIFASITACATGLTSIITGAMLLEQGRADIAICGAVDFALVESIAAGFATMNGAYCHKPGIEETPEQASRPFSLNRRGFVISEGSGAVILTTHEFAKTHGLDPEIEVAGWSMTSDAHHFVAPNFETVKRCISESIADAGISPGDIDSVNAHATSTKIGDKVEYHALKAVFQDNLPPVSANKSMTGHAMGASSVIESIFAVKGMLNNLILPTINYIPDPEIEMDCVPEGVRNLNQEFVLKNAFGFGGCNSCVVFRKI from the coding sequence ATGATTTCAAAAAAGGCGGTAATTGCCGGATATGATATGATTTCTCCTCTGGGCACAGATATGAAAACCCAGTGGAAAAATGCGGTTCTCGGCAAAAGCGGCATCAAAGGTCTGACACGATTTCCGATTGATGATAAGTTTCCTGTCCGTATTGCAGGCCAGGTTGATGATATTGATATATCTGCCTATCCTTTTTTATCTCCCAGGGCTTTAGCTTTATGGCCTTCTCCAATTTTTAAATATGCCATGCTCAGTGTTTACCGGGCACTTGAAAAAAGCAGGATAGAGATTAATAAAGACCTGGGTCCCAGAACTGCTGTAACCTTTAGTTCAGCAGTAGGAGGACTTGGGGTGCTTCTTGATGCAGACAGGCGCATGATTGCAGGGAAAAAACTGCCGCCTCCCCTGGCAAACCCAAACTCATGCATCAACATGGTAGGAGGCAAGATTTCCATATTAACCGGTGCAACAGGGCCTATTTTTGCATCAATTACAGCCTGTGCAACAGGTCTTACATCAATAATAACAGGTGCCATGCTTCTTGAACAGGGAAGAGCAGATATTGCAATCTGCGGTGCTGTTGATTTTGCACTTGTGGAGTCTATTGCAGCCGGTTTTGCCACCATGAACGGAGCTTACTGCCATAAGCCCGGTATTGAAGAAACTCCAGAACAGGCCAGCAGGCCCTTTTCATTAAACAGAAGGGGATTTGTTATTTCAGAAGGATCAGGAGCTGTTATCCTGACTACCCATGAGTTTGCAAAAACCCATGGACTTGATCCAGAAATTGAGGTTGCCGGATGGAGCATGACCTCTGATGCACACCACTTTGTAGCTCCAAATTTTGAAACTGTTAAAAGATGTATATCTGAAAGCATTGCTGATGCAGGCATAAGCCCGGGTGATATTGATTCTGTAAATGCCCATGCCACATCTACTAAAATTGGAGATAAGGTGGAGTACCACGCCCTGAAAGCAGTATTTCAAGATAATCTTCCCCCTGTATCAGCCAATAAATCCATGACAGGACACGCAATGGGTGCTTCCAGTGTCATTGAGTCTATTTTTGCAGTAAAAGGAATGCTCAATAATCTTATCCTGCCTACCATAAATTATATTCCTGATCCAGAAATAGAAATGGATTGTGTACCTGAAGGAGTGCGAAATCTTAACCAGGAGTTTGTTTTGAAAAATGCTTTTGGTTTTGGGGGCTGCAATTCATGTGTGGTTTTTCGAAAAATTTAA
- a CDS encoding response regulator transcription factor: MIKVLLADDHSIVRAGLCRIVEESGNMEVVAEASDGNDAVKKILETSPDVAVIDISMPGMDGLEVVSQIKKHKPGLPVIMLTMHQEEQYVVKAIEAGAMGYITKKSAPEQLVDAISKVYSGKLYLTDEISELLALRLARGANGKSPLDSLSTRELQVLKRLAQGHTNREIAESYHISIKTVDTYRFRLLKKLNLRNNADLSRFAIQNNIVQP, encoded by the coding sequence ATGATAAAGGTTTTGCTGGCAGATGACCACAGTATTGTAAGAGCCGGTCTTTGCAGGATTGTTGAAGAAAGCGGCAATATGGAGGTTGTTGCAGAAGCTTCTGACGGTAATGATGCAGTAAAAAAGATTCTTGAAACATCGCCAGATGTGGCAGTAATTGATATTTCCATGCCTGGCATGGACGGGCTTGAGGTTGTAAGCCAGATAAAAAAGCATAAACCAGGACTGCCTGTAATCATGCTTACCATGCACCAGGAAGAGCAGTATGTTGTCAAGGCAATTGAAGCTGGAGCCATGGGATATATAACCAAAAAATCAGCTCCTGAGCAGCTGGTAGATGCTATCTCCAAAGTTTACAGCGGCAAGCTCTATCTTACAGATGAAATCTCAGAACTGCTTGCTCTGCGTCTTGCAAGAGGTGCAAATGGAAAATCGCCTTTAGATTCTCTTTCCACAAGAGAACTTCAGGTGTTAAAACGTCTGGCACAGGGACATACTAACAGGGAAATTGCTGAATCATACCATATCAGCATTAAAACAGTTGATACCTACCGTTTCAGACTCTTGAAAAAACTCAATCTCCGCAATAATGCGGATCTTTCAAGGTTTGCCATTCAAAACAATATTGTTCAGCCCTGA
- a CDS encoding PaaI family thioesterase: MINKDQFLKKDKFALHLGIELLEVSEGFAKAKLDIKEKHLNGHNIVHGGAVFSLADLAFAAASNSYGNTALAINASISYVKAAPGGTLFAQARETSLNHKLGTYTVDITNENNDRIAIFQGMVYRKKQKYD; encoded by the coding sequence ATGATTAATAAAGACCAGTTTTTAAAAAAAGATAAATTTGCTCTGCATCTGGGCATTGAACTGCTGGAGGTTTCAGAAGGTTTTGCAAAAGCAAAGCTTGATATAAAAGAAAAACATTTAAACGGCCATAATATTGTTCACGGCGGGGCTGTTTTTTCCCTTGCAGACCTGGCTTTTGCGGCAGCATCAAATTCCTACGGCAATACAGCCTTAGCTATAAATGCCAGCATTTCATATGTTAAAGCAGCTCCCGGGGGAACCTTGTTTGCCCAGGCAAGGGAAACCTCTTTAAATCACAAACTTGGAACTTATACAGTTGATATAACAAATGAAAACAATGACAGGATTGCAATATTTCAGGGAATGGTTTACAGGAAAAAACAAAAGTATGATTAA
- a CDS encoding PAS domain-containing protein — protein sequence MHKTVQPESLRKNMKLRLIILGLSMLALISASAGGYLYYSSVKKTVIKDAEKQAYTRTEMIKKHISALFSEYKKPIKILAGIQEIPGALLEPTPGNLEKASLIADHFNTSLDADVCYITDKNGNTIISSNRNDPDSFLGENFRFRPYFQNAIQGIPDTYLAIGKTSGKRGIYYSHPVHAKHMKEPLGAAVIKASVQDIEDNLILEPGEIILLTSPQDIIFVSTRKEWLYGLLWKESENKISEIAQTRQFGTGPWHWTGLKKNSSRYAADKQKNKYLIHISEMDDYRGWHIVHLQDPGIIAKRLSDPFIRITGTIIIVLGFLFVFLVLLLYMNAGKEIARREKAEDALRLAKEELGLYTKDLERQVAERTREITGILKYTPDVIYIKDVNERYLLVNSRYEELFGVKNEEIRGKTAREFMAEDIAKEFQISDHKVLMEKRSCQVEHNVSQDGEVYTYLSVKFPIYDEEGNISGVGGISTDITVFKKNQEQLRRLSGSVITGQEKERTAIARELHDELGQLLTALRMDAVWILNRIKDKDKKACEHASAMRDLIDKTIDDVRSIAIRLRPGVLDDLGLTDALEWLTADFERRTGITCIFEHSIIPVISNTIATVAYRIAQESLTNIARHANATHVDVSLHEQNRILRLTISDDGQGFDILSAKESLGLAGMRERAGIVGGILDIESLPREGTRISFELKIDAQGDL from the coding sequence ATGCATAAAACTGTCCAGCCTGAAAGCCTGAGAAAAAATATGAAACTGCGTCTGATTATACTGGGCCTGTCCATGCTGGCATTAATATCTGCTTCTGCTGGAGGGTACCTTTATTATTCATCTGTAAAAAAAACTGTAATTAAAGATGCTGAAAAACAGGCTTATACCAGGACAGAGATGATTAAAAAACATATTTCAGCCCTGTTTTCAGAATATAAAAAACCTATAAAAATCCTTGCAGGAATCCAGGAAATACCCGGGGCGCTTTTAGAACCGACCCCGGGAAACCTGGAAAAAGCCAGCCTTATTGCAGATCATTTCAATACCAGCCTGGATGCAGATGTATGTTATATTACAGACAAGAATGGAAATACAATAATATCGAGCAATAGAAATGATCCTGATTCATTTTTAGGAGAAAACTTCAGATTCCGTCCCTATTTTCAAAATGCAATTCAGGGGATTCCTGACACATATCTTGCTATTGGCAAAACATCAGGTAAACGAGGGATTTATTACAGCCATCCTGTTCATGCAAAACATATGAAAGAACCTTTGGGAGCTGCTGTTATTAAAGCATCTGTTCAGGATATTGAAGATAATCTCATTCTTGAACCAGGTGAGATTATACTGCTTACATCCCCCCAGGATATAATTTTTGTTTCAACCAGAAAAGAATGGCTCTATGGTTTATTGTGGAAAGAATCTGAAAACAAAATATCAGAAATTGCTCAAACCAGGCAATTTGGAACAGGTCCCTGGCACTGGACAGGCCTGAAGAAAAATTCCAGCAGATATGCAGCAGATAAACAAAAAAATAAATACCTGATACATATAAGTGAAATGGATGATTACAGGGGCTGGCATATTGTTCATCTTCAAGATCCAGGTATAATCGCTAAAAGGCTTTCTGACCCTTTTATCCGCATAACAGGTACAATTATTATTGTATTAGGCTTTTTATTTGTTTTTCTTGTACTTCTTCTTTATATGAATGCCGGAAAAGAGATTGCCAGAAGGGAAAAAGCTGAAGATGCTCTCAGGCTTGCCAAGGAAGAACTCGGCCTTTATACAAAAGATCTTGAGCGCCAGGTAGCAGAGCGGACAAGAGAAATAACAGGTATCTTAAAATATACTCCTGATGTAATATATATAAAAGATGTAAATGAGCGTTATCTTCTTGTTAATTCGCGTTATGAAGAATTATTCGGGGTTAAAAACGAGGAAATAAGGGGAAAGACTGCCCGTGAGTTTATGGCAGAAGACATTGCCAAAGAATTTCAAATCAGCGATCACAAGGTTCTTATGGAAAAACGTTCCTGCCAGGTAGAACACAATGTTTCTCAGGATGGAGAGGTTTATACCTATTTATCTGTAAAGTTTCCCATTTATGATGAAGAAGGGAATATAAGCGGTGTGGGTGGCATTTCAACAGATATTACTGTATTTAAAAAAAATCAGGAACAGCTCAGGCGGCTTTCAGGCAGTGTTATAACAGGACAGGAAAAGGAACGCACAGCCATTGCCAGGGAACTCCATGATGAACTTGGACAGCTTCTTACAGCTCTCCGCATGGATGCAGTATGGATATTAAACCGCATAAAAGATAAGGATAAAAAAGCTTGTGAACATGCATCAGCAATGAGGGATTTGATTGATAAAACCATTGATGATGTCAGGAGCATTGCCATCAGGCTGCGTCCTGGTGTTCTGGATGATCTTGGTCTTACTGATGCTTTGGAATGGCTTACAGCAGATTTTGAAAGACGAACTGGAATAACATGTATTTTTGAGCATTCCATTATTCCTGTAATAAGCAATACTATTGCTACTGTTGCTTATCGAATTGCCCAGGAAAGCCTTACCAATATTGCCCGTCATGCAAATGCCACCCATGTAGATGTCAGTCTCCATGAACAAAACAGGATTTTAAGGCTGACAATTTCAGATGACGGTCAGGGCTTTGATATATTGTCAGCAAAAGAATCCCTTGGACTTGCAGGCATGAGGGAACGTGCTGGTATTGTTGGGGGGATTCTGGACATAGAATCTCTGCCCCGTGAAGGTACGCGGATAAGTTTTGAATTGAAAATTGATGCTCAGGGGGATTTATGA